The window TTTGTCAGCTATGCGCCTATCAGGGGCACCCTTTGGTCACTGGGCATCAAGGCGCCACGGGTCGACTTTGTTTCACCTCTGCAAAGGGCCATTGTCACCAGCATTCTTTTTGTGCTTATTGCCCTGGCGATTTTTTCTCTTATTTTTAATGTGATCATTCGCGGAATTCTGACCGTGCCTCTCCATGCGATTACTGAAAGTGCTCGTGGGCTTGCCCAGGGCCAATTTGAAAACAAACTGCCTGTCGGCCTTACCCAGCGCACCGACGAGATTGGCCGGTTGGGTACTACCTTTATTGCCATGTCCGATTCAGTCCGCAATGTTATTTACGATATCAGCGGGCTTACCAACGCCGCCCGGGCCGGCTCCCTTAACGAGCGGGCCAATCCTGCCGCCTACCAGGGGGATTACTACCGGATCATTTCGGGGATCAACGCCACCCTGGATGTTATCTGCTCCCACCTGAACGCCATGCCCAGCGCTCTGGCCCTGTTCAACGGATTCAGGCAGCTGATTTATTGCAATCAAACCATGGAAGATATTCTGGAGCGCCACCAATTTACAGCAGCCGATCCCAGGCTTTTGAGCGCCCTGGTATCTTCCCAGGCAGACGCTCTTTTTGGAACCGAAGGCAAGAACGGCGACAGCTATAATACAGAGGTAATTATCCCGGACCCGGACGGCGAAGAATACAGCTATACTCTAAGCCTGCGGCGTATCGGCGGCTCCCTTGATCTTGCAGCGGCAGAAGATTCTATCTGTGTGATGATGATCCTGAGCGATATTACCATGCTGGTCCGGGCAAAGCGTGACGCTGAAACCGCCAGCGAAGCAAAGAGCAACTTCCTGGCCAATATGAGCCATGAGATGCGGACTCCTATGAACGCCATTATAGGCATGACCACCCTGGCAAAATCTTCTGCCGAGATAGACCGAAAAAATTATTGCCTGGATAAAATCGAAAGCGCTTCCAGCCACCTTTTGGGAGTCATCAACGATGTCCTGGATATGTCCAAGATAGAAGCGAACAAGCTGGACCTTTCCAATGTGGAATTCAACTTCGAAAAATTACTGCAAAAAGCAGCAAATGTAATAAATACCAAAGTGGAAGAAAAGCGGCAGCGCTTTAGCATCAATCTGGATAAAAATATCCCCCCAACCCTTATCGGCGATGATCAGCGCCTGACCCAGGTGATTACGAACCTGCTCTCCAATGCGGTCAAGTTTACCCCGGATAATGGCAGCATACAGCTTGACGTTGCGTTGATAAAAGAAGAAACAAAATTCTGCACTATCCAGGTGGATATTACCGATTCGGGAATAGGGATCAGCGACGAACAGAAAAAACAGCTCTTCAACAATTTCCAGCAGGCTGATTCGGGCATTTCCCGCCGTTTCGGCGGTACCGGCCTGGGCCTGGCTATTTCAAAAAGAATCGTCGAAATGATGGGCGGTTCAATTTGGGTGAATTCAAAACCCGGTGAAGGTTCTACCTTTAGTTTTACCATAAAGGTCGAACGGGGCGAAACCCCGGACCCTGCAGACAAGGCTGCTGCCGACGCTGCCAATGATGTCATTGATAACTTTAAGGGCTGCCGCATCATACTGGCTGAAGATATCGAAATCAACCGGGAGATCGTGCTTTCCCTGCTGGAGCCCACCGCCCTGGATGTGGACTGCGCCGAGAACGGTGCCGAAGCGGTAAAACTGTTCGAAGCCAATCCGCACAAATACCAGATGATCTTTATGGATGTTAATATGCCCGAAATGGACGGCTACGAGGCTACCCGCGCCATTCGTGCTATTGAAGCTGAACGCTTCAATAGCACGCCTATTCCAATCGTGGCAATGACTGCAAATGTGTTCAAGGAAGATGTGGAAAAATGCCTTAAATCAGGCATGAACGACCACGTGGGCAAACCCCTGGATTTTAACGATGTCATGACCAAGCTGCGCAGGTACCTGTCCAAAATGAGAAATTGACAAAACGCCATAGCCTGCCCCTATCTTTTCTGTTATCCTAATCAAATGACTATTTGGTTTGCCACAGGAAACACCCACAAAAAAGCGGAGCTTGCCGCCATATTGGGGGATCACACCATCAAAATTCCTTCGGAAGCGGGAATAAGCTTTGATCCTGAAGAAACTGGTTCCACCTTCCTCGAAAACGCCCTTATCAAGGCTCGCGCGCTTTACCATCTGGTTAAAGAGCCGGTGATCGCCGACGACTCGGGAATTTGCGTGGACGCCCTGGGGGGCAAGCCTGGGATATATTCTGCCAGATACGGCAGCGGCAACGGCCAAAAACTTGACGACAGCGAACGGAATACCCTGCTCCTTAAAGAACTGGGGGATACTCCCCTGCGGAGCGCACGGTTTGTCTGTTCCATGGTATTGCTTTTCAGCGAAGATCGCTTTTTCGCGGCCCAGGAAACATTGGAAGGAGAAATCGTAACCAGCCTTGAAAACGCCAAAGGAAAAGGCGGCTTCGGTTACGACCCCATACTCCGGCTGCAGGAACTGGACCGCACCGTGGCGGAGCTTGGCGCCGAGGAAAAGAACCGCCTGAGCCACCGGGGAAAGGCAGGACAGGCTATCGCGGGGATATTGGCAGAAATGACGATATCATCTTAACTGACTAGTTTTTGTAAAAAACTAGTCAGTTAAGATGAGTTCCTTATTCACCCTGGAGGAAATGTATTGATTGCTAAACTCAACATCGAAGCAGAACTCAACGGCCCCCAGCTCCGGGCGGTTACCGCCATTGAAGGGCCGGTACTCATAATTGCAGGGGCGGGGTCCGGCAAGACCAGGGTTATTACCTACCGCATTGCCCACATGCTGGAAAAGGGAATTCCGCAGTCCAGTATTTTGGCCCTTACCTTTACCAATAAGGCGGCCCGTGAAATGGAAAGCCGGGTAAAAGAGCTGACAGGAAAAAAATTGCAGGCTCTCACGGTTAGCACTTTTCATGCCTTTGGAGTAAAAGTACTAAGGGAAGAAATTGAAACCCTTGGGTACAGAAAAAATTTTTCCATTTACGATGAATCGGATCAGAACAAGCTTGTAAAGGAATGCCTCAGGGACTGCAAAATTTCAAGCGATGGCGTGGACCTTTACAATTTGCAGCAGCTTTTTTCCAATATAAAAATAGGCCGCCTTGAATGGGGTACCGCAGACGGCTCGGGCCGCTTTGCAGACACAGTGTGGCGGCCTGTGTACGATGAATACCAGAACAGCCTTAAAATATACAACGCTCTGGACTTTGATGATCTTCTTACGGCGCCTATACAGCTTTTTGAAGAGCACCCTGAGATTCTCGGAAAGTACCGTCAAAAGTACCGCTACATCATGGTGGACGAATTCCAGGACACCAGTTTAATTCAATACCGGCTTATGAAGCTTCTGGCAAATAAGGGTAATGAAAAAGCCAATATCTGCGTGGTGGGGGATGACGATCAATCCATCTATTCCTGGCGCGGCGCAAGCTACGAAAACCTCATACGCTTTGAAAAGGATTTCCCCGGCACACTGGAAATTAAGCTGGAACAGAATTACCGCTCCACCACCACCATCCTGGAAGCCGCCAACGGGGTCATCTCCAACAACACGAACCGCAAAGAAAAAAAGCTCTGGTCAGGAATGGACGGCGGCAAACCCATTGAGCTTTTCTACCCCATCAACGAAAGCGCCGAAGCGGAATTTATCGCCGAGCAAATCAAAAAGATGCGTTTTGAGGATCGCCTTAAATTCGATGACTTCGGGGTGCTTATCAGGACCAATAATCAAATCGATGTCATTGAAGAAGCATTCCTTGGAGAAAACATCCCCTGCAAGATTTCGGGAGGCAAAAGCTTTTTTGATCGTGAAGAAATAAAGGACATACTCTCGTACCTCAGGGTGGTTGCCAATCCCGATGACGATGTGAACCTCCTGCGCATCATCAATACGCCCAGGCGGGGCATAGGCAAGGCATCCATATCGTCTATCTCCGAAATCGCAAAACGGAACCGCTCTTCCCTCTGGGAAAGCCTTGGCCGCTGGCAGCTTGCAAAAGATCACGGCCAGGAAAGTCTCTTCCAGGAACATTCCACCGAGGCCAAGGGCCGAGGTTTCCCTCCGGAACACAGCAAGGGCGAAATCGGGGGCTTTATAAGCCTCATCGAAGGTCTGCGGGAAAACATGCTGGGCAAAAGGGATCTTTCAGCTAAGGTCAAGGCGATGGTGGAAACCATCAATTACTGGGGCCACCTTATCACCGAATATAACAAGGATGAAAAAAAAGCCCACTGGAAATACGCCAACATCACCTATCTTATTCAGATGATAGAAAACTGGGAAAACGATCCTGACAACCTGGACAAAAGCCTTTATGCCTACCTCAACCGCATAAGCCTCCTTGGCAGGGCCGATGGAGACGGGGAAGCTGACAAGGGCAAGGTGAGCCTCATGACCATACATGCCAGCAAGGGCCTGGAATTTCCGGTGGTGTTTATCGCAGGGGCCGAGGACGGCATAATCCCCCACGAAAGGAGCATTGAAGACGGACCGGGCCAGGACAGCTTCGACCCCATAGAAGAAGAGCGGCGGCTTTTTTATGTGGCTATCACCAGAGCCAGGGACAAGCTCTACATCACTTCCTGCCAGCAACGGAAACGCCGCCAGGATGTCATAACCAGGGTCCCTTCCCCCTTTCTCCAGGAAATTCCCGCCCATCTCATCTGGTACCACGAGAAAGAAAAAGAGCCCGATGCCCAGGCAACGGAAAATTTCTTTGCCCGTATGAAGGAACAATTCAATTGACAATACCAGGATTATCCTTCAAAATATATTGTAATGACTCAGTCGCTTGAAGATTATTTGGAAATGGTCAGTTTTCTCGCAGATGAAGGGGAAGTCCGGGTAACCGATATTGCTGCCCGCCTTGATGTAAGCAAGCCTTCGGTGCTCACAGCCTTAAAAATCCTGGAAGATCAGAGCCTTATAAAACATGAACACTACGGCCTGGTCACGCTCACAAAAACCGGTGTTGCCAGGGCTGCCGAAATACGGGAGCGCCACAGCCTCCTCACCAACTTTCTCCACAATATCGTAGGCGTAAGCGGCGAAACAGCCGAGAAAGACGCCTGCAAAATGGAGCATCTCCTCTCGGACGAGACCCTTAAAAAAATAAAAGCCCTGGTAAAGAACGCCAGCGTAGAGAAATCCGCCTGAAGCAGCAAGGTAAAGAAGCTTTTGAAGCCTGGTATGTCGAACGTTTCGGCAGCCGCTGGCCCGGCCTCCGCGAAAGCCTCCTTGCCCCTTCCGTCCCTGCCCCTTATTCAGAGGGCCTCGCAAAGCCCTACCTCCTCGACAAAGCTTCGGTGCTTGCAGCCCTGTCCCTCCGGCTGCCCCAAAAGGGCATCGTCCTCGATGCCTGCGCGGCCCCAGGGGGGAAGAGCCTCGTCATGGCTTCGCGCATGAATAAAGAAACAAGCCTCCTCTGCAATGAGCTTTCGGCCGAGAGGAGGCGGAGGCTTGTTAATGTGCTGGACGGGCATCTTGATATTGAAAAGCGCGGCAGGGTAAAAGTCTCCGGTTTTGACACGGCGGCCCAGGGGGGCAGGAAAAGCGAGCATGGCCGGTTCGGCGCCATACTCCTTGACGCCCCCTGCTCAAGCGAGCGCCACGTTATCAACGACGAAACTGCCCTTGCCAAGTGGACAAGCGCCCGCCCCCGTTCCCTCGCGCGGCGTCAGTGGGCATTGCTCTCTTCCTGCTTCCTCATGCTCGAACCGGGCGGCTCCCTAGTGTATGCCACCTGCGCCCTTGGGGAAGAAGAAAACGACGGCGTGCTCGCGCGGCTGTTTGAAAAGTACGGCAGCGAAATTATTGCCGATGACCCTGATATTGCCGAAGGCGAAAAAACCGCCCATGGACGCCTTATACTGCCGGACAAAGACAACGGCATGGGGCCCATGTATGTCGCAAGAATCAGAAAAAAGGTTGTTGATCCATAATTACAAGCGGTAATAATCAATCTTCCACAAAAAAAGTCCCTGCGGCGGGGCAGTAGGGCCTGCAAGGCTGCGGTTTTTTGACGCGAGGATTTCGACAAAGGATTGCGGGCCGAGACCCTTCTCCTCGTAGTAAAGCAGAGTGCCCACTATCGAGCGCACCATTTTCCACAAAAACGCATTGGCGGTAATTTCAAAAACGAGCCTGCCTCCTTCGTAAAAAAAAGAGGCCCCCGAAATATAGCGGCTGCGGGAAATGCTCTTGTCCCCGGGCACCGCAAAAACTGAGCAGTCGAATTCCCCCCGGATGAAAGAAGCGAATTCATTGAGAACGGCGATGCGGGGCTGGCGCCAAAGCTGCCATGCATAGCGGAGTTCCCAGGGGAAGGCGCTGCCCGGAATAATATTATACCTGTAGGTACGGCTTTTGGCGTCATAGCGGGAATGGAAATCTTCCCCCGCTTCGGCGGCTTCCAAAATACGCACATCCTCCGGGAGTATGCGGTTCAGGGCAGGCACAAAACGTCTGGCTTCCATGCTATCGATAGTTGTAAGGAAATTGGCAACCTGGCCTGCGGCGTGAACCCCTGCATCGGTGCGTCCGGACCCCGTAAGGTTCACGCTTTCCTTATGGACTTTCCCAAGGGACTTTTCAATTTCGCCTTGAACAGTCCGGCGTCCCGCTTGTCTCTGCCAGCCTGAAAAATCAGTTCCATCGTAGGCAATTAAAAGTTTAATATTCCGGGGCATACTGAAGGTTCCGCTCATTCATCCGTTTCATTCAGTTCTTTGGAGATTTTGTCATAGAGGTTCCTGGCATGTTCTAGGAGAGGGCCGGGCTTGCTTTTTGACGATTTCCCTACGCCGAAAATTTTCGCAATGGTGCGTTTTGCTTCGTCCAGGGCAGGCGCCCTGAGCTGGAGATTGTCCTGAAAGCCGTATTTGAATTTAAGCAGGGCCGAAAGATAGAGGGCGCCCTCATAGGCGTAGTTTTTGTCTGTATCAGGGCCGAACACCTTAAGACCCGAGAGGGTTTCTTTTCCCGACTGCTCGCGGCGTATGGCCTCGTTGTAAAAAAACATAGCCTTCTTTTTAAAAAGCAGGGCGAGCCAGTCGTAATGCTGGCCGGGGAATTTATTCTCCATCTCTTCCAGAAGCCAGCCTGTCCTTAAAGAAGCGATGGCCTGCTTGATGGTGGGAGAAAATTCCTTGGGATAAAAATCGTAGCACCGGGTAGTTAAATACTGGGAAGCTGCCCCTGCAACAAGGTCCCGGTTGTTATGAAAATCAAGATCCGGGAATATGAGCCTGGTTTCAGCCACGCGCCTTTCCCGTTCGTCAAAAGCTTTGTCCTTTTCTGAATGGGGGAGGGAAGGAAAATCCTTCTGATCCGAAGCGAACCAGCATTCGGGGCAAACCGTTGCCGTATAGGCAAGGGGGTACACATAGCCGTATTTTGCGGAAGGTTCGTAGAGGCGGTGAAGCTCATCGGTTAATGCCCCCGCAATGAGGCGGCCCGAACCCGAGAGGAGTTCCTCGCGGTGAAATGAAGTTTCGCAGACAGGGCAGACGTATTCTTCCTTGGATTGAAAAGAAACTTTTATATCCCGTTCTTCATATTTCACTCTGCCCTCCTTTTCTAATCCCGATCTGTTTCCAAAACAACCATGGCAATGGCGTTATCCCGCTCATGGGTAAGCGAAAGATGGACTCTGGAGGCTCCGATTTTTTCGAGGGCGGCAAGGGCTGTTCCCGTCACTTCTATTTCAGGCTGGCCGTTATGCCGGTTTTTCACATTTATGTCTTTTAGCACTATCCCTGCGAGACCTGTCCCCAGGGCCTTTCCCAGGGCTTCCTTGGCGGCAAAGCGGGCAGCCAAAGAAAGATCCGCGCCATTGCCCCTGGAAAGGGCATCCCCCAGCTCGCCTGGGTGAAAGTAGCGCTCCAAAAGGCCGGCTGTTAGACGCCATCTTTCCATGCGGCTCACATGAACCACATCCACCCCGATGCCGGCTATCATTCATTGCCTTCCTGGGGCGCAGCGGCTTTTGGGCTTACAAGAATGGTAAGGGTCCTGGGCTCAAAACTAAAGCTGAGGTTTTCAGGTATCGCAGCGGGCGCCACATTGAGAGTATAGGAACCGGGCCTTTCGATGCCGGAGCAATCGACTGTGAAAAAACCCTCAGAGATGCTGAACCGGTTAAGCTCGTCCTGGTTAGTCCCTTCAAGGTGCACGCTCCCCGCCCTGATATCGAGCTCCCCCGAAAATTCATCGTCAAGGTTCAAAATCCGGATGGGGATATCGGTGACATTGCGCACAGGGACAATGTGCGAAACTATGCCGTGGAATTCGGTGATCCCGTTGCCCCGGATCACAATGAGGGGATCGCGGTTCAGTATATTCGCCATCACCGTAAAGTCCCCGGCCCTGCCTTCAAGATCGATGGCCTCCGTGGAAAGCTCGGATATATTCCCTATAAGCTGGGAGGGGCCGTCTATGATTACCTGGGTGGGGTTCAGCGAATGGGAATTCAAAACATAGCCTTGCGCGACATTGCCCCTGAGGCTCGCGGTAAGGGGCACGAATTTGCTTATCTTGTGATCCAGGGAAACCGAAATGTCTGTGGGATCAACATTGACTTCAAGAGGCTCTATGCCGAGGGCCGTCCCGTTTTTTCGTATCTGCACTGCAGCCTTGTAATCCCCGGGAGCCTCGTAACGGCTCAGGTTTATAAAGGCTTCGATATCATCCTCCAATATAGGATAAATACTGTTGGCATCGCCCCTGAGGGTTATGCGCACCATGCGGGGGTATGGGCTTGAAGGTATAAGGTTGCCCTTCACTTCAATATTGAGGGGCACGGTAAAAAAACGCTCTTCAAGGGTGCTCATGCGGTGAAATATAAAAAGAATTATTGCCAACCCTATGGAGATGACTTTGGCCGGCCAATTCTCTGTTGCCTTGGCAAGAAGTTTCCTAGTGTTCAACGAAGACATCCTTCCCTTCGCCCACATCGGCGTCGCCCGCTTCGGGGAGGGCCGCATC is drawn from Leadbettera azotonutricia ZAS-9 and contains these coding sequences:
- a CDS encoding ATP-binding protein; translation: MALFKKRQGKKEPSVSSRIAFTAVLAAVLLTVGLVSVMTGFMNSLTDTILLQMLQTLARTAAQDVEGSLHTLADRFFLIRDNAVFTDQNSTVKAKQAVLDSVTSGIEFVWLGLYSTDGILLTGSENSPRSIAGRSIGPLINRTINLVIEDTSVGSDGLEIVMGAPVMDTRPPYNGRGVQRSIAYYLVGSYRYDVLGDVLNNINIGAGGTAFIVNAQGIFIAHKDLGRVYSREALAPNLGSSNAACELLLLMNLGQTGSVYLDAPSGQIFVSYAPIRGTLWSLGIKAPRVDFVSPLQRAIVTSILFVLIALAIFSLIFNVIIRGILTVPLHAITESARGLAQGQFENKLPVGLTQRTDEIGRLGTTFIAMSDSVRNVIYDISGLTNAARAGSLNERANPAAYQGDYYRIISGINATLDVICSHLNAMPSALALFNGFRQLIYCNQTMEDILERHQFTAADPRLLSALVSSQADALFGTEGKNGDSYNTEVIIPDPDGEEYSYTLSLRRIGGSLDLAAAEDSICVMMILSDITMLVRAKRDAETASEAKSNFLANMSHEMRTPMNAIIGMTTLAKSSAEIDRKNYCLDKIESASSHLLGVINDVLDMSKIEANKLDLSNVEFNFEKLLQKAANVINTKVEEKRQRFSINLDKNIPPTLIGDDQRLTQVITNLLSNAVKFTPDNGSIQLDVALIKEETKFCTIQVDITDSGIGISDEQKKQLFNNFQQADSGISRRFGGTGLGLAISKRIVEMMGGSIWVNSKPGEGSTFSFTIKVERGETPDPADKAAADAANDVIDNFKGCRIILAEDIEINREIVLSLLEPTALDVDCAENGAEAVKLFEANPHKYQMIFMDVNMPEMDGYEATRAIRAIEAERFNSTPIPIVAMTANVFKEDVEKCLKSGMNDHVGKPLDFNDVMTKLRRYLSKMRN
- the rdgB gene encoding RdgB/HAM1 family non-canonical purine NTP pyrophosphatase — its product is MTIWFATGNTHKKAELAAILGDHTIKIPSEAGISFDPEETGSTFLENALIKARALYHLVKEPVIADDSGICVDALGGKPGIYSARYGSGNGQKLDDSERNTLLLKELGDTPLRSARFVCSMVLLFSEDRFFAAQETLEGEIVTSLENAKGKGGFGYDPILRLQELDRTVAELGAEEKNRLSHRGKAGQAIAGILAEMTISS
- a CDS encoding ATP-dependent helicase translates to MIAKLNIEAELNGPQLRAVTAIEGPVLIIAGAGSGKTRVITYRIAHMLEKGIPQSSILALTFTNKAAREMESRVKELTGKKLQALTVSTFHAFGVKVLREEIETLGYRKNFSIYDESDQNKLVKECLRDCKISSDGVDLYNLQQLFSNIKIGRLEWGTADGSGRFADTVWRPVYDEYQNSLKIYNALDFDDLLTAPIQLFEEHPEILGKYRQKYRYIMVDEFQDTSLIQYRLMKLLANKGNEKANICVVGDDDQSIYSWRGASYENLIRFEKDFPGTLEIKLEQNYRSTTTILEAANGVISNNTNRKEKKLWSGMDGGKPIELFYPINESAEAEFIAEQIKKMRFEDRLKFDDFGVLIRTNNQIDVIEEAFLGENIPCKISGGKSFFDREEIKDILSYLRVVANPDDDVNLLRIINTPRRGIGKASISSISEIAKRNRSSLWESLGRWQLAKDHGQESLFQEHSTEAKGRGFPPEHSKGEIGGFISLIEGLRENMLGKRDLSAKVKAMVETINYWGHLITEYNKDEKKAHWKYANITYLIQMIENWENDPDNLDKSLYAYLNRISLLGRADGDGEADKGKVSLMTIHASKGLEFPVVFIAGAEDGIIPHERSIEDGPGQDSFDPIEEERRLFYVAITRARDKLYITSCQQRKRRQDVITRVPSPFLQEIPAHLIWYHEKEKEPDAQATENFFARMKEQFN
- a CDS encoding metal-dependent transcriptional regulator, whose product is MTQSLEDYLEMVSFLADEGEVRVTDIAARLDVSKPSVLTALKILEDQSLIKHEHYGLVTLTKTGVARAAEIRERHSLLTNFLHNIVGVSGETAEKDACKMEHLLSDETLKKIKALVKNASVEKSA
- a CDS encoding 16S rRNA methyltransferase; the encoded protein is MLAALSLRLPQKGIVLDACAAPGGKSLVMASRMNKETSLLCNELSAERRRRLVNVLDGHLDIEKRGRVKVSGFDTAAQGGRKSEHGRFGAILLDAPCSSERHVINDETALAKWTSARPRSLARRQWALLSSCFLMLEPGGSLVYATCALGEEENDGVLARLFEKYGSEIIADDPDIAEGEKTAHGRLILPDKDNGMGPMYVARIRKKVVDP
- the truA gene encoding tRNA pseudouridine(38-40) synthase TruA; amino-acid sequence: MPRNIKLLIAYDGTDFSGWQRQAGRRTVQGEIEKSLGKVHKESVNLTGSGRTDAGVHAAGQVANFLTTIDSMEARRFVPALNRILPEDVRILEAAEAGEDFHSRYDAKSRTYRYNIIPGSAFPWELRYAWQLWRQPRIAVLNEFASFIRGEFDCSVFAVPGDKSISRSRYISGASFFYEGGRLVFEITANAFLWKMVRSIVGTLLYYEEKGLGPQSFVEILASKNRSLAGPTAPPQGLFLWKIDYYRL
- a CDS encoding DUF2225 domain-containing protein — translated: MKYEERDIKVSFQSKEEYVCPVCETSFHREELLSGSGRLIAGALTDELHRLYEPSAKYGYVYPLAYTATVCPECWFASDQKDFPSLPHSEKDKAFDERERRVAETRLIFPDLDFHNNRDLVAGAASQYLTTRCYDFYPKEFSPTIKQAIASLRTGWLLEEMENKFPGQHYDWLALLFKKKAMFFYNEAIRREQSGKETLSGLKVFGPDTDKNYAYEGALYLSALLKFKYGFQDNLQLRAPALDEAKRTIAKIFGVGKSSKSKPGPLLEHARNLYDKISKELNETDE
- a CDS encoding holo-ACP synthase is translated as MIAGIGVDVVHVSRMERWRLTAGLLERYFHPGELGDALSRGNGADLSLAARFAAKEALGKALGTGLAGIVLKDINVKNRHNGQPEIEVTGTALAALEKIGASRVHLSLTHERDNAIAMVVLETDRD
- a CDS encoding CdaR family protein; this encodes MNTRKLLAKATENWPAKVISIGLAIILFIFHRMSTLEERFFTVPLNIEVKGNLIPSSPYPRMVRITLRGDANSIYPILEDDIEAFINLSRYEAPGDYKAAVQIRKNGTALGIEPLEVNVDPTDISVSLDHKISKFVPLTASLRGNVAQGYVLNSHSLNPTQVIIDGPSQLIGNISELSTEAIDLEGRAGDFTVMANILNRDPLIVIRGNGITEFHGIVSHIVPVRNVTDIPIRILNLDDEFSGELDIRAGSVHLEGTNQDELNRFSISEGFFTVDCSGIERPGSYTLNVAPAAIPENLSFSFEPRTLTILVSPKAAAPQEGNE